The following coding sequences lie in one Arachis hypogaea cultivar Tifrunner chromosome 9, arahy.Tifrunner.gnm2.J5K5, whole genome shotgun sequence genomic window:
- the LOC112709326 gene encoding disease resistance protein RPP2B-like, which produces MHDLIRDMGLNIVRQGIKDPGKRSRLKDIEEVSDVLEYKRKGSDAVEGIKLDLSQIDDLHLNSKAFSMMSDLRYLKLYAPSGKTLGNMVYPEVLNEFSGKLSYLEWHGYGLKSPPENLFTQRLVEICMPHSHITKLWHGVKNLVSLERIDLNECKELANLPDLSKASKLKSLNLSGCESLAELHSSIWSLDALEILALDGCRKLTSLRSEKHLKSRKTISVNGCTSLREFSVSSRVMECLDLRNAGIEELHQSIQRSSKLKSLYLDSLILIENLPNELSLLKNLSELRISNCRQLVLNKEQLHTLFNGLRCLHLLYLKDCDKLSELPNNIGCLEYLCDLRLDGSAVETLPITVKDLINLEILSLRNCKNLKYLPTLPTLIKELYVINCESLVTINTLETFAKEMRGSTKFISFENCTNLDGPSREGITKGANLIATNAILKNKDVEEEVRSQQYNSAPELGHSYSFNFVKVCLPGSSVPRQFTYRSTKSSFRIVLPYSSKVRGLVFCAVLSPFDEMEKDGAKISCECYEYQGNGTKVAYTRWHHEAIRELKCDHVYIWYDEFLFDGSVVGGYKRHFTVEFSVTNGLGERSVLNISTKECGVRLILDSDLPKLPKCFARRRSDANNE; this is translated from the exons ATGCATGATTTAATACGAGATATGGGCTTGAATATTGTTCGTCAAGGCATTAAAGATCCTGGAAAACGTAGTCGATTGAAGGATATTGAAGAAGTTTCAGAtgtgcttgaatataaaaggaaG GGAAGTGATGCAGTTGAAGGTATAAAATTAGATTTGTCTCAAATTGATGATCTACACTTGAACTCTAAAGCATTCAGCATGATGAGTGATCTAAGATATCTAAAATTGTATGCTCCCTCTGGCAAGACTTTGGGTAACATGGTGTATCCGgaagtccttaatgaattttCAGGTAAGCTGAGCTACCTTGAATGGCATGGATATGGTTTGAAGTCTCCACCGGAAAATTTGTTTACTCAGAGGCTTGTTGAGATTTGTATGCCGCACAGCCACATTACCAAACTTTGGCATGGGGTGAAG AATCTTGTGAGTTTAGAGAGAATTGATCTAAATGAATGCAAAGAGTTGGCGAATCTCCCGGATTTGTCCAAGGCATCAAAACTTAAATCGCTTAACCTTTCTGGTTGTGAGAGCTTGGCAGAGCTTCATTCATCTATTTGGTCTCTTGACGCTCTTGAAATTCTAGCACTGGATGGATGCAGAAAACTCACTAGTTTGAGAAGTGAGAAGCACTTGAAATCTCGCAAGACGATCAGTGTTAACGGCTGCACAAGTCTGAGAGAATTTTCCGTGTCCTCTCGTGTGATGGAATGTCTAGATCTGAGAAATGCTGGAATAGAAGAATTGCACCAATCAATTCAGCGCTCAAGCAAGCTTAAATCGCTCTACCTAGATAGTTTGATACTTATTGAGAATCTTCCAAATGAGTTATCACTCCTTAAGAATCTTTCAGAGCTGAGAATTTCTAATTGCAGACAACTAGTACTCAACAAAGAGCAACTGCATACCTTATTCAACGGCTTAAGGTGTCTGCACTTACTGTATTTGAAGGATTGTGATAAATTGTCTGAACTCCCTAACAACATTGGGTGCTTGGAATATCTCTGTGACCTAAGATTAGATGGAAGTGCTGTAGAGACATTGCCTATAACCGTCAAGGATCTAATCAATCTGGAAATTTTGTCGCTGAGAAACTGTAAGAACCTTAAGTACCTACCTACTCTTCCGACACTTATCAAAGAGCTTTATGTGATTAACTGCGAGTCCTTGGTGACAATAAACACCTTAGAGACCTTTGCGAAAGAGATGAGAGGAAGCACCAAGTTCATCTCGTTCGAGAATTGCACAAACCTGGATGGACCTTCACGTGAAGGAATCACGAAAGGTGCGAATTTAATAGCAACAAACGCGATACTTAAAAATAAGGATGTGGAGGAGGAGGTTCGTTCGCAGCAATATAACAGTGCACCAGAGCTAGGCCATAGCTACAGCTTCAACTTCGTGAAGGTTTGTTTGCCAGGAAGCAGTGTTCCAAGGCAATTCACTTATCGAAGCACCAAGTCCTCTTTCAGAATCGTACTTCCTTACAGCTCAAAGGTGCGGGGCTTAGTTTTTTGTGCAGTTCTGTCTCCATTTGATGAAATGGAGAAGGATGGTGCTAAGATCTCATGTGAATGCTACGAATACCAAGGAAATGGCACTAAGGTGGCGTATACTAGGTGGCATCATGAAGCTATAAGGGAGTTGAAGTGTGATCATGTGTATATATGGTACGATGAATTTCTTTTTGATGGCAGTGTTGTTGGAGGTTATAAAAGGCATTTCACAGTTGAGTTCTCCGTTACAAATGGTTTGGGGGAGCGGAGTGTGTTGAACATTAGTACAAAAGAGTGTGGGGTGCGCCTAATTCTTGACTCAGACTTACCCAAATTACCAAAGTGTTTTGCTAGACGACGTTCGGATGCTAATAACGAATGA